CGAGGCCGATGTGCGCGAGGTCCGCCACATCCTCGGCGTCCGCCCGGTCTACAAGACGGTGGACACCTGCGCGGGCGAGTTCCCGGCGCTTACTCCGTACCACTACTCCAGCTACGACCTGGAGACCGAGGTGGAGCCGAGCGACAAGCGCAAGGTCGTCATCCTGGGCTCCGGCCCGAACCGCATCGGTCAGGGCGTCGAGTTCGACTACTCGTGCGTGCACGCGTCGTTCGCACTGCACGACGCCGGGTTCGAGACGATCATGATCAACTGCAACCCGGAGACGGTCTCGACCGACTACGACACCAGCGACCGGCTCTACTTCGAGCCGCTGACGCTGGAGGACGTACTGGAGGTCATCCACGCGGAGTCGCAGTCCGGCGAGCTGGTCGGCGTGGTCGTGCAGCTGGGCGGCCAGACGGCGCTCGGGCTCGCCAAGGGCCTGGAGGCGGCCGGGGTCCCCATCCTCGGCACCACGCCCGAGGCGATCGACCTGGCGGAGGAGCGCGGGCTCTTCTCGGGCATCCTGGATGCGGCCGGGCTCGTCGCCCCGCGCAACGGCACGGCGGTCGACTACCCGACCGCCGCCCACGCGGCCGAGCAGATCGGCTACCCGGTGCTGGTGCGTCCGAGCTTCGTGCTCGGCGGGCGCGGCATGGAGATCGTCTACGACAATGCCTCCCTCGCCGACTACTTCGAGCGGGTCGCCGGCCAGGGGATCGTCGGCCCGTCGCATCCGCTGCTGGTGGACCGCTTCCTCGACGACGCGATCGAGATCGACGTGGACGCGCTCTACGACGGCGAGCGGCTCTACATCGGCGGCGTGATGGAGCACATCGAGGAGGCCGGGGTCCACTCGGGCGACTCGTCCTGCACCCTGCCCCCGATCACGCTGGGTCGCCGCGAGATCGACCGCGTGCGCGAGGCGACGCTCAAGATCGCCGAGGGGATCGGCGTACGCGGCCTGCTGAACGTGCAGTTCGCGATCGGCGCCGGCGTGCTCTACGTGCTGGAGGCCAACCCGCGCGCGTCGCGGACCGTGCCGTTCGTCTCCAAGGCGCTCGGCATCCCGCTGGCCAAGGCCGCGTCGCGGATCATGGTCGGCGAGACGATCGAGGGGCTCATCGCCGAGGGGCTGCTGCCCGCGGAGGACGGCTCGCGCATCCCGATGGACTCCCCGGTCGCCGTGAAGGAGGCCGTGCTCCCGTTCAAGCGCTTCCGCACCGCCGAGGGCACCGTGGTGGACTCGGTCCTCGGGCCGGAGATGCGCTCGACCGGCGAGGTCATGGGCATCGACAAGGACTTCCCGACCGCGTTCGCGAAGAGCCAGTCGGCCGCGTACGGCGGGATGCCGCTGGAGGGGACCGTCTTCGTCTCGGTGTCCGACCGCGACAAGCGCGCGGTGGTGCTGCCGGTGCTCCGGCTGCGTCAGCTCGGGTTCGAGATCGTCGCGACGGAGGGCACCGCCGAGGTGCTGAACCGCAACGGCATTGAGGCGCGCATCGTCCGCAAGCACAGTGAGGCGCAGGAGAGCGGCGGCGACTCGATCGTCGACATCATCAACCGCTCCGAGGTGGATGTGGTGATCAACACCCCGAGCGGGCGTTCGGCCCGTGCGGACGGCTACGAGATCCGCGCGGCGGCCGTCGCCGCGGACAAGCCGCTGTTCACCACCATCGCCGAGCTGAGCGCCGCGGTCGCGTCGCTGGACGCCATCCGCGAGGGCTTCGACGTGAAGTCGCTCCAGCAGTACGCCGAGGAGAGGCTCGCGCGAGCATGACGTTCCCGTACGCGCAGCAGCCGGCGGGGGAGTCCTTCGGGGCTCGGCTCGCACGGGTGTTCGCCGACCGGGGGCGGCTGTGCGTCGGCATCGACCCGCACGCGCACCTGCTCGAGACGTGGGGGCTGCCGGCATCCGCCGACGGCCTCCGCTCCTTCGGGCTCACCGTGGTGGAGGCGGTCGCCGGCCGGGCGGGGATCGTCAAGCCGCAGGTCGCGTTCTTCGAGCGGTTCGGCGCTGCCGGATACGCGGCTCTCGAGGAGGTGCTCGCTGCAGCCCGCGCCGCCGGACTGCTCGTGATCGCGGACGCCAAGCGCGGCGATATCGGCACCAGCGTCACGGCGTACGCCGAGGCGTGGCTGACGCCCGGTTCGCCCCTGGAGGCCGATGCGATGACCGCGGCGGCGTACCAGGGCGTCGGATCGCTGACGGAGGCGATGACCCTCGCCGAGCAGTCCGGCAAGGGAGTCTTCGTGCTGGCCGCGACCTCGAATCCCGAGGCGGCGGCTGTTCAGCAGGCGATCGTCCAGACCGGTCCGCGGACCGGGCGGTCCGTCGCGCGTGCGATCATCGAAGACGTGCATGCATTCAATCAGGAGCAGCGTTCGGGTGCGCCGTTCGGCTCGGTCGGGCTCGTGCTCGGCGCGACCGTCGACCTCGCCGACTACGGGATCGACGTCGCGACGGCGGGGGACCGCACTCCGGCCCTCCCCGTGCTCGCCCCCGGATTCGGCCACCAGGGCGCCCGGGTCGAGGACGCCGCGCGACTGTTCGGCACCCTGGTCGGCGGCGTGATCGTCAGCGAGTCCCGCGGCCTCCTCTCCGCCGGCCCGCACGGACTGGCCGACGCGGTCGCGCGCCGCTCCGACGAGCTGCGGGCGGCGCATGTCTGAGCCGGTCGCCTCCGCATCCGCTCGTCCGGCCCCTCCCGAGGTCGACCGCCAGGCCGCTTCGCAGGCGGCCGTCGCGGCACGCCGCGCGCGCGCCGCGGTGAAGGCGTCCATCGCCTCCCGCGAGGTGTCACCGCTCGCCGTGCTCGACCACGCGACGGCCGACCCGGACGGTGTCGAGGGACGCCTGCGGGTGACGGAGTTCCTGCTCAGTGTTCCCGCGATCGGGACCACCAAGATGCAGGACGCGCTGGACCGGCTGTCCATCTCGCCGGCGAAGCGCCTCGGGGGCCTGGGCCGCCACCAGCGACTGCGCCTTCGTCAGTTTCTGATCGAACGGGAGAGCCGCAGCGCGCGGCAGCGCAACCGCCTCGTCGTGCTCGCGGGGCCGACCGCGGTCGGGAAGGGCACCGTCTCCACGTACATCCGCGAGCACTACCCGGACGTGCTGCTCTCGGTGTCCGCGACGACGCGTGCACCGCGTCCCGGGGAAGTGGACGGCGTCAACTACTACTTCGTCGACGACGCGGAGTTCGACCGGATGATCGAGGCAGGCGAACTGCTCGAGCACGCCACGGTGCACAACGCCTACCGCTACGGCACGCCGCGCGCGCCGATCGAGAAGGCGCTGGCCGACGGCCGCAGCGTCCTGCTCGAGATCGACCTGCAGGGGGCGCGCCAGGTGCGCGAGTCGATGCCGGAGGCGCGCCTGATCTTCCTGCTCCCGCCGACGTGGGAGGAGCTGGTCCGGCGCCTGATCGGACGGGGCACCGAGCAGGCGGCCGAGCAGCAGCGCCGCTTGGAGACCGCGAAGGTCGAGTTGGCGGCGCAGGACGAGTTCGACTACAAGGTCGTCAACCACGACGTCGCAGAGGCGGCCCGCGAGGTCGTAGACTTGATGAAGGTCCGCGCGGCGCCGACGCGTCCGTAAGACCTCTCTCCGCGCCCTTCACGGCGCGCCCACCGTCCTCGGCCGCGCGACGCGGCCGTCCGATCCGGCCTCCGCGCCCGATCGCCCAGAGCAAGGAGCACCTCGCATGGCCACCAGCAACAACGGCATCATCGACCCGCCCATCGACGACCTGCTGTCCCGCGTCGAGTCGAAGTACGCGCTCGTGATCTTCGCATCCAAGCGCGCCCGCCAGATCAACGACTACTACGCCGACCTTCACGAGGGCAGCCTGTTCGACAACGTCGGACCGCTCGTCGACTCGTCCGTCGACGACAAGCCGCTCTCGGTGGCGCTCCACGAGATCAACGAGGACAAGCTGGTCGTCAAGCCGATCGCCGCGACCGAGTAGGACCCGCGAGCCACAGCCGCAGTACACCCGCAGGACGACCGCAGCCGGGGAGCACCCGGCCGAGGAGAGGTGCCGCCGTTGAGCCCACGATTGACCATCGTCGTCGGAGTGACCGGCGGCATCGCCGCGTATAAGGCCGTCGGTGTCATCCGCGCACTCGTCCTCGAGGGTCACTCGGTGCACGTGGTCGCGACCGAGAACGCCCTCCGGTTCGTCGGCCGTCCGACGCTCGAGGCGATCAGCCGCAATCCGGTCGCGACCGACCTCTACGAAGGCGTCGCCGAGGTGCGGCACGTGGCGATCGGCCAGTCCGCCGACCTCATCGTCATCGCGCCCGCCACGGCGAACACCATCGCCAAGCTCGCGGCCGGCCTGGCCGACGACCTGCTCGGCAACACCGTCCTCGCCTCCACGGCGCCGCTGGTCATCGCCCCGGCGATGCACACCGAGATGTGGCGCAACGCCGCGACGGTCGCCAACATCGCGACCCTGCGCAGCCGCGGTGTCACGGTGATCGGGCCCGCCAGCGGTCAGCTGACCGGAGCGGACTCGGGACCCGGGCGGATGGAGGAGCCGGAGGTCATCGTCCGCGCGGCCCTCCGTGCGGCCGGGGCGACCCCGCGAGCGGTCGAAGCGCCGGCGCCGCTTGCGGTGACGGCATCCGCACCGGGCAACGACGTGGTCGTGCTCTCCGAGCGCCGCCGTGCCAACGAGGCGGCGCGCCGCCCGCGCGGGGGAGTCGACCTGGCGGGCAAACGCGTCGTCGTGACCGCGGGAGGGACGCGCGAACCGCTCGACCCCGTCCGGTTCCTCGGAAACCGCTCCAGCGGCCGGCAGGGAGTCGCCCTCGCCAGTGCCGCCCAGGCACGCGGGGCCGACGTCATCCTCATCGCCGCCCACCTCGAGGTGGAGCCGCCGGAGGGCGTCGAACTCATCGAGGTGCAGACCGCTCTCGAGCTGCAGGAGGCGGTGCGCGAGGCCGCACGCGCTGCGGACATCATCGTGATGACGGCCGCCGTGGCCGACTACCGCCCGGCCGAGACCCGCGACGCCAAGATCAAGAAGTCCGAGCACGGCGACACCCTCACGCTCGAGCTCGTGGTCAACCCGGACATCCTCGCCGGCCTGGTGTCCGAGAGGCGCGACGGCCAGGTCATCGTCGGCTTCGCGGCCGAGACCGAACCCGACCCGCACGGCCTCATCGAACTGGGCCGCACCAAGCTCGCCGCGAAAGGCAGCGACTTCCTCGTGCTCAACCAGGTGGGCTGGTCGCAGGGCTTCGCAACGGAGAGCAACGAGGTCGTCGTGCTCCGAAAGGGCGGCGATATAGTGATGGAGGCCTCGGGCAGCAAGCTGTCGGTGGCCGACCGTATCCTCGACGTCATCGCTTAAACGCGCACGCGTCGTCGGTATCCGGCTGCACGCTCCACCGTCGACCAGGGAGAACAATGGCAGATCTGCGTCTCTTCACGTCCGAGTCCGTCACCGAAGGCCACCCGGACAAGATCTGCGACCAGATCTCCGACAGCATCCTGGATGCGCTGCTCACCGTCGACCCGCACAGCCGCGCCGCCGTGGAGACGCTCGTCACCACCGGCCTCGTCCACGTCGCCGGCGAGGTCACCTCCAGCGGCTACGTCGAGATCCCGGCCCTGGTGCGCAACAAGCTCGTCGACATCGGGTACGACTCGTCCGACGTCAGTTTCGACGGCACCCAGTGCGGCGTCTCCGTGTCGATCGGCGCGCAGTCGCCCGACATCGCCCAGGGGGTCGACAACGCCCTCGAGACACGTGCCGAGCAGAGCCACGACGACCTCGACCGCCAGGGCGCGGGCGACCAGGGCATCATGTTCGGCTACGCCACCACCGAGACCCCGCAGTACATGCCGCTGCCGATCTGGCTGGCGCACCGGCTCGCCGAGCGCCTCGCCGAGGTCCGCAAGAACGACACGCTCGACTACCTCCGCCCGGACGGCAAGACCCAGGTCACCATCGGCTACGAGGGCGCTGTGCCGAAGTCGGTCCAGACGGTGGTGCTGTCCACGCAGCACGCCCCGCAGGTGTCGAACGAGCAGCTGCAGGCCGAGATCATCGAGGAGGTCATCAACCCCGTGCTGCACACGGCCGGGCTCGAGACCTCGCACATCCGCACGCTCATCAACCCGACCGGGCGCTTCGAGATCGGCGGCCCGAAGGGCGACGCCGGACTGACCGGCCGCAAGATCATCGTCGACACGTACGGCGGAGCATCCCGTCACGGCGGTGGCGCCTTCTCGGGGAAGGACCCGTCGAAGGTCGACCGCTCGGCCGCCTACGCCATGCGCTGGGTCGCCAAGAACGCCGTCGCCGCGGGCTTCGCCGACCGCCTCGAGGTGCAGATCGCGTACGCGATCGGCAAGGCCGCACCTGTCGGGCTCTACGTCGAGACGTTCGGGACCGCGAATGTCCCGGAGGAGCGCATCATCAGCGCCATCCGCGACGTCTTCGACCTGCGGCCGGCCGCGATCATCCGCGACCTCGACCTGCTGCGCCCGATCTACGCCCGCACCGCGACGTACGGCCACTTCGGCCGCGAGCTCCCCGAGTTCACCTGGGAGCGGCTCGACCGCGTCGACGACCTGCGCTCGGCCGCGGGAATCTGACGGTGGCGGCGGCCGGACGGGTCGCCCGGGTAGTCCTCGACTCGCCGCTCCCGCAGCTCGACCATCTCTTCGACTACAGCATCCCGGAGCACCTGGCCGAGGAGGCGGTGCCCGGCGTGCGCGTCCGGGTCCCGTTGCGCTCGGCGGGCCGGGTGGCCGACGGCTACCTGGTCGAGGTGGGCGACCCGGATGACGGCTACGAAGGGACGCTGAGTCCGCTCGAGGCGGTAGTGTCGCCCGCGCGCGTGCTGACCCCCGGTGTGTGGCGGCTCGCGCGGCGGCTTGCGGACCGCAGCGCGGGCACGGCGAGCGACATCCTGCGACTGGCGGTCCCGGGGCGGATGGTGCGCGTCGAGAAGGCGTGGATGGCGTCGCGGGCCGCGGCGGCGGCCGCTGCCACGTCGAGTGGTGAGTCGATGTCCGAATCCGCGTCGAGTGGTGACCAGATGTCGCAACTCGGCGAGGGGGGTGTGGGCGTCGGCGCGGCGGGCGGCCCAGTGCCCGTCCGCGGGTACGGGCAGCGCGCGCTGGAGGACGCGGTCGCACGCGACGAGCGGATCGCGCTGCGCGCCATCCCGCGCCTGGTCGCTCTGCCGGACGGCACCTGGGTCGGGGAGTGGGCCGTCACCCTGGCGACCCTGGCGGCGGACTGCTGGCGCGGCGGCCGCACGGCCATCGTCGCGGTCCCGGACCATCGCGACCTGGAGCAGCTGGCGGCGGCACTCGCCGCGGTCGCTCCGCCCGAGGCTGTCGTGCGCGCCGACGCCGGGCAGACCAATCCCGACCGGTACCGCGGCTTCCTGCAGGCGCTCTCCGGGCCCCGCATCGTCATCGGCAACCGGTCCGTGGTCTACGCGCCGGCCGAACGGCTCGGCCTGCTGGCGGTGTGGGAGGACAGCGACCCGCTGCACGCCGAGCCGCTGAGCCCGTACGTG
This region of Leifsonia sp. fls2-241-R2A-40a genomic DNA includes:
- the carB gene encoding carbamoyl-phosphate synthase large subunit, encoding MPKRDDINSVLVIGSGPIVIGQAVEFDYSGTQACRVLKAEGVRVILVNSNPATIMTDPDFADATYVEPITWQVIETIIAKEKPDAILPTLGGQTALNAAMQLHEHGILEKYGVELIGAKFEAIQKGEDRQIFKELVVEAGAEVARSHIAHTVDEALEFAEDLGYPLVVRPSFTMGGLGSGFAYNPEQLRRIAGDGIHQSPTSEVLLEESILGWKEYELELMRDTADNTVVVCSIENVDPVGVHTGDSITVAPALTLTDREYQKLRDIGIDIIRAVGVDTGGCNIQFAVNPENGRIIVIEMNPRVSRSSALASKATGFPIAKIAAKLAIGYRLDEIPNDITKVTPASFEPTLDYIVVKVPRFAFEKFPAADPTLTTTMKSVGEAMAIGRSFTSALQKALRSLEKRGSSFHWGAESRSVDELLASIATPTDGRIVDVQQALRLGATPEQVFEATKIDPWFIDQIVLINEVAEQLRDAPTLDTDTLRYAKDHGFSDAQIGELRGFGEADVREVRHILGVRPVYKTVDTCAGEFPALTPYHYSSYDLETEVEPSDKRKVVILGSGPNRIGQGVEFDYSCVHASFALHDAGFETIMINCNPETVSTDYDTSDRLYFEPLTLEDVLEVIHAESQSGELVGVVVQLGGQTALGLAKGLEAAGVPILGTTPEAIDLAEERGLFSGILDAAGLVAPRNGTAVDYPTAAHAAEQIGYPVLVRPSFVLGGRGMEIVYDNASLADYFERVAGQGIVGPSHPLLVDRFLDDAIEIDVDALYDGERLYIGGVMEHIEEAGVHSGDSSCTLPPITLGRREIDRVREATLKIAEGIGVRGLLNVQFAIGAGVLYVLEANPRASRTVPFVSKALGIPLAKAASRIMVGETIEGLIAEGLLPAEDGSRIPMDSPVAVKEAVLPFKRFRTAEGTVVDSVLGPEMRSTGEVMGIDKDFPTAFAKSQSAAYGGMPLEGTVFVSVSDRDKRAVVLPVLRLRQLGFEIVATEGTAEVLNRNGIEARIVRKHSEAQESGGDSIVDIINRSEVDVVINTPSGRSARADGYEIRAAAVAADKPLFTTIAELSAAVASLDAIREGFDVKSLQQYAEERLARA
- the pyrF gene encoding orotidine-5'-phosphate decarboxylase; this translates as MTFPYAQQPAGESFGARLARVFADRGRLCVGIDPHAHLLETWGLPASADGLRSFGLTVVEAVAGRAGIVKPQVAFFERFGAAGYAALEEVLAAARAAGLLVIADAKRGDIGTSVTAYAEAWLTPGSPLEADAMTAAAYQGVGSLTEAMTLAEQSGKGVFVLAATSNPEAAAVQQAIVQTGPRTGRSVARAIIEDVHAFNQEQRSGAPFGSVGLVLGATVDLADYGIDVATAGDRTPALPVLAPGFGHQGARVEDAARLFGTLVGGVIVSESRGLLSAGPHGLADAVARRSDELRAAHV
- the gmk gene encoding guanylate kinase translates to MSEPVASASARPAPPEVDRQAASQAAVAARRARAAVKASIASREVSPLAVLDHATADPDGVEGRLRVTEFLLSVPAIGTTKMQDALDRLSISPAKRLGGLGRHQRLRLRQFLIERESRSARQRNRLVVLAGPTAVGKGTVSTYIREHYPDVLLSVSATTRAPRPGEVDGVNYYFVDDAEFDRMIEAGELLEHATVHNAYRYGTPRAPIEKALADGRSVLLEIDLQGARQVRESMPEARLIFLLPPTWEELVRRLIGRGTEQAAEQQRRLETAKVELAAQDEFDYKVVNHDVAEAAREVVDLMKVRAAPTRP
- the rpoZ gene encoding DNA-directed RNA polymerase subunit omega; this encodes MATSNNGIIDPPIDDLLSRVESKYALVIFASKRARQINDYYADLHEGSLFDNVGPLVDSSVDDKPLSVALHEINEDKLVVKPIAATE
- a CDS encoding bifunctional phosphopantothenoylcysteine decarboxylase/phosphopantothenate synthase, which translates into the protein MTIVVGVTGGIAAYKAVGVIRALVLEGHSVHVVATENALRFVGRPTLEAISRNPVATDLYEGVAEVRHVAIGQSADLIVIAPATANTIAKLAAGLADDLLGNTVLASTAPLVIAPAMHTEMWRNAATVANIATLRSRGVTVIGPASGQLTGADSGPGRMEEPEVIVRAALRAAGATPRAVEAPAPLAVTASAPGNDVVVLSERRRANEAARRPRGGVDLAGKRVVVTAGGTREPLDPVRFLGNRSSGRQGVALASAAQARGADVILIAAHLEVEPPEGVELIEVQTALELQEAVREAARAADIIVMTAAVADYRPAETRDAKIKKSEHGDTLTLELVVNPDILAGLVSERRDGQVIVGFAAETEPDPHGLIELGRTKLAAKGSDFLVLNQVGWSQGFATESNEVVVLRKGGDIVMEASGSKLSVADRILDVIA
- the metK gene encoding methionine adenosyltransferase — its product is MADLRLFTSESVTEGHPDKICDQISDSILDALLTVDPHSRAAVETLVTTGLVHVAGEVTSSGYVEIPALVRNKLVDIGYDSSDVSFDGTQCGVSVSIGAQSPDIAQGVDNALETRAEQSHDDLDRQGAGDQGIMFGYATTETPQYMPLPIWLAHRLAERLAEVRKNDTLDYLRPDGKTQVTIGYEGAVPKSVQTVVLSTQHAPQVSNEQLQAEIIEEVINPVLHTAGLETSHIRTLINPTGRFEIGGPKGDAGLTGRKIIVDTYGGASRHGGGAFSGKDPSKVDRSAAYAMRWVAKNAVAAGFADRLEVQIAYAIGKAAPVGLYVETFGTANVPEERIISAIRDVFDLRPAAIIRDLDLLRPIYARTATYGHFGRELPEFTWERLDRVDDLRSAAGI